TTATAAAGAATTCAAAAACGCGATCAACTTGCTGCGATCCGATGATGGCAAGAATGTGACGGCGTCACGCGCGGGTTTTGCCTCTCCCCCGTGCCACAATATGGCTTCCAGAATGTTGCGCGCCCGCCCGTCATGCAGGTATCCGGCACGTGGATCAATTTCCTTTGCGCGGCCCAATCCCCAAAGGGGCGGGGTGCGCCATTCCGTTCCGCTGGCATCGGCTTCAGGCCGGTTGTCGGCAAGCCCGGCCCCCATATCGTGCAATAACAGGTCGCTATACGGCCAGATCACCTGCCCGGATTGCTCCGCCAGATCAGTCTGTTCGGGCAATTGATAGCTTGGCGTGTGGCAGGCTCCGCAACCGATTGAATTGAAAATCTCACGCCCTGGGATCACCTCCGGATCGGATACGTTTTGTCGCATCGGCGGGGCTATGTTACGGGTGTAATAAAGCACAAGGTCGGTGATCTGCCCGTGCGCTTCCAGATTGTCAAATTCCGGTTCATTACCATCCGGCGCACCACGGCACAGTGTCTGGGCTTCGGTGCAGTCACCGTATCCGTTGGGATATAGTGGGGTTGAAAGGCCGATATCGAACTGGAATGCATTCTGGTTCTGCTGATCAAGGCTTGGCATTCCGGCTTTCCAGCCAAACCGCCCGATGGCAAGCTCATCCTTTGCAATATCCCAAACCCGGTTGACCCGGCCCGATATGCCATCGCCGTCATGATCTTCCGGATCCGCGCTCGCAAGCAGTACTTCATCGGGAATGGCTTCCAGAAGCCCAAGCCCGATCATCGGCGGTGCAATGCGCGGCGATATCATCACATCGTCGTGCAATGGCCCATAAGCCAGATCGCGCATGCCATAGGTCGGATGGCGCAATTCGACTCTGGTGCCATCGGCTAGTTCGACGGTTTGCATGTCATAACTGACGGTGACCTTGCCTTCGGCTTGAACGGTCGGGATCGAAAAATCCTGAAACTGGCCGCCATAAACCGGATCGGGCAGGGTGGATGCATGGCCTGACGCCAGTAATTCCCGATCCGCATCATTTTGCGGCGGGATCGACAGGCGCAACAACATCGACGTCGCCCCGGCAGACGGATCATCTTCATCAACCGGATGGCCGCGGCCATTTCTGATATGGCACCCGTTGCAGGCCCGTGAATTAAACAGCGGCCCCAAACCGTCTGCTGCCTTGGTGCGCGTTGGGGCGGTTACCCAAAGCCTTTGAAAAAGGGCCTCGCCAAGCTTGAAATCAAGCCGCTTTTCAAAGGTCATATTGGCCGAATGATGGGTGAATGCCATTCGTCCGGTTTTCTTTTGCCAGGTGGTCGCCCCGCCCGGCAGGGCATTGGCGGGTATGGTTTCATCGGCAAACGCCGGTGTCATTGCCCCAAAAACAAGGGCGGTCGCGATCATGAAACGGGAAAGGCGCATGGCGGGAAACTGCATGGAATTCTTCTAATCGTAAAAGCGAAACGGCGGGAGAAAAATTCCCCCGCCGTCGGACTCATTTGGGGCATGACCCCGAATGCGGATCGTATCTGATCAATTGATCGAGGACGGATTGTCAAGGCTGTCCGACCCTTCGAACTCGATCCCGTCAACGCCAATCGCGGCAACGATCTGTTCGATCGATTTGGTCTGATCAACAAGCGCATCGACAAAGGTCTGAACAACGGCATTGCCGTCTTCATTGTCCATTGCGATCAGCTGGTCGAAATGCTCGCCTGCCTGTGCGCGGCTGACCATGGCCTTACCGGCCAGAACCGATGCCGCCAGTTTGGCACGCAGTTCGGTATCAAGGCCTTCATCCTTGGCGGCAACCATATCCGAAAGCGATGCGCCTTCGACGACCGAACCGTCAACACGGGTATAACGGCCAAGATAAACGTTCTGGATGCCCAACGCGTCATAGTAGTGCGAGTTGTGGGTGTTGTCCGAGAAGCAGTCATGCTCTTCTTCCGGATCATGCAGCAGCAGGCCAAGCTTGGTGCGCTCGCCTGCCAGTTCACCATAAGAAAGCGAACCCATGCCGGTCACGATTGCGGTCAGGCCCGGAACGCCGTCACCTTCAAGAACGGTCGCACGTGCTTCGCCACCATCCGCCCACTGTGCGGTCATCCATTCAAGGTCCGAAACCATAAGGTCGGTTGCGGCCTGAAGATACGCACCGCGACGGTCGCAATTGCCATTGGTGCAGGCATCGCCCTTGGCATAGTCGGTCCATGCGCGTGCACCTGCACCGGCTTTGGTCCCGTTCAGATCCTGACCCCACAGAAGGAATTCAATGGCGTGGTAGCCGGTTGCAACGTTGCTTTCAACGTCGTCAATCTCATGCAGGCTTTCGATCAGTGCGGCATCGATGGTTGATGCATCGATGGTTTCACCGGAAATGCTCAGGCTCGGATTGGCAACGACATTGGCGGTATAAGCCGGGTTTTCTTCGTTTTCTTCGCCGTAAAGGTCGGTTTCGACATAGTCGATCAGACCTTCGTCAAGCGGCCATGCGTTAACCTTGCCTTCCCAGTCATCAACGATCGCATTGCCGAAA
The Thalassospira xiamenensis M-5 = DSM 17429 DNA segment above includes these coding regions:
- a CDS encoding di-heme oxidoredictase family protein; translated protein: MQFPAMRLSRFMIATALVFGAMTPAFADETIPANALPGGATTWQKKTGRMAFTHHSANMTFEKRLDFKLGEALFQRLWVTAPTRTKAADGLGPLFNSRACNGCHIRNGRGHPVDEDDPSAGATSMLLRLSIPPQNDADRELLASGHASTLPDPVYGGQFQDFSIPTVQAEGKVTVSYDMQTVELADGTRVELRHPTYGMRDLAYGPLHDDVMISPRIAPPMIGLGLLEAIPDEVLLASADPEDHDGDGISGRVNRVWDIAKDELAIGRFGWKAGMPSLDQQNQNAFQFDIGLSTPLYPNGYGDCTEAQTLCRGAPDGNEPEFDNLEAHGQITDLVLYYTRNIAPPMRQNVSDPEVIPGREIFNSIGCGACHTPSYQLPEQTDLAEQSGQVIWPYSDLLLHDMGAGLADNRPEADASGTEWRTPPLWGLGRAKEIDPRAGYLHDGRARNILEAILWHGGEAKPARDAVTFLPSSDRSKLIAFLNSL
- a CDS encoding imelysin family protein; this translates as MKFVKILGMAALATTLGAQAYAAPDAKDVLTTYADIAHAGYEDSLITAKQLQTAVDALVSNPSQATFDAAKSAWLASRVPYQQTEVYRFGNAIVDDWEGKVNAWPLDEGLIDYVETDLYGEENEENPAYTANVVANPSLSISGETIDASTIDAALIESLHEIDDVESNVATGYHAIEFLLWGQDLNGTKAGAGARAWTDYAKGDACTNGNCDRRGAYLQAATDLMVSDLEWMTAQWADGGEARATVLEGDGVPGLTAIVTGMGSLSYGELAGERTKLGLLLHDPEEEHDCFSDNTHNSHYYDALGIQNVYLGRYTRVDGSVVEGASLSDMVAAKDEGLDTELRAKLAASVLAGKAMVSRAQAGEHFDQLIAMDNEDGNAVVQTFVDALVDQTKSIEQIVAAIGVDGIEFEGSDSLDNPSSIN